In Fusarium fujikuroi IMI 58289 draft genome, chromosome FFUJ_chr08, one genomic interval encodes:
- a CDS encoding related to transcription initiation factor tfiid 100 kDa subunit gives MEPPPKCANTELNAQVTDYLLKRGFNRTEEVFRQESKHLGPDGKPIYQLANLGPKKYQRAFGLLREWVENNLDIYKFELSKLLWPVFVYSFLELVQHAYTEDAKAFLRDIGPNFQPVHADDLKTLGTITLPQHINENPMTKLYRENKYRIPLNQHASGDLFNFLERESDQGGSVIRQVLATYCQIDSTARGPITPFSFEAVYRRSRNMEIESIDTNEGIPGVNIGLSNKDVLDPTAPLKLGPLPMDADLRDDVRAELEEEERRIPPPPGKTSLVDEFDQKIKREESADAPSRAELPLPPSRPRDIMLEMQKLRENRDRFKIDGATGGVGVPISACMFTFHNTLGSVACMDFSNDGQLVAAGTTESYIRVWSLDGKALPTMNAHEKEAKFNSRKLIGHSGPVYDVSFSDAVSGPPQKLFGDEGKSNPAMDTRPKLLLSASADGQIRLWSLESWSCLCLYKSHDGPAFRTLWGPHGHYFISGGYDKAVRLWMQDHASPQRLLVGHDTSISALAWHPNGLYVFSASDETDKSIRMWSVVTGGCVRVFTGHNEYITALECAPNGKILASADCAGNIFFWDLAKGTRIKRSRGHGKGGIWSLSFSVESNVLASGGQDGTVRLWDVELPSDPQKASQQQTGLDTTATGADGTSAGGTAGEASRVTAGASGPAGTSGTTGTHKKKNKEVMITPDQISAFPTKKTPVMKVKFTRMNLVIVGGCYDPER, from the exons ATGGAACCTCCGCCGAAATGTGCAAACACTGAACTCAATGCACAGGTCACGGACTACTTGCTCAAAAGGGGGTTCAACCGAACCGAAGAGGTGTTTCGTCAGGAATCCAAACATCTCGGCCCCGATGGCAAGCCTATCTATCAACTGGCCAACCTCGGCCCCAAAAAGTACCAACGAGCCTTTGGACTTCTACGTGAGTGGGTCGAGAACAACTTGGACATATACAAG TTCGAACTGTCCAAGCTGCTATGGCCCGTCTTCGTCTATTCTTTCCTGGAACTTGTCCAGCATGCCTACACTGAAGATGCTAAGGCTTTCCTCAGAGACATCGGGCCCAACTTCCAGCCGGTACACGCGGATGATCTCAAGACCCTTGGTACCATTACACTACCACAGCACATAAACGAGAACCCCATGACAAAGCTGTATCGGGAAAACAAGTACCGAATCCCCCTGAACCAACATGCCAGCGGTGATCTTTTTAACTTTCTGGAGCGTGAGTCTGATCAGGGTGGTTCCGTGATTCGCCAAGTCCTGGCAACCTACTGCCAGATTGATTCTACAGCTCGTGGACCTATTACCCCCTTCAGTTTCGAAGCTGTTTACAGAAGGTCAAGGAACATGGAGATAGAGAGCATAGATACTAACGAAGGTATCCCGGGCGTCAATATTGGCTTGTCGAACAAGGACGTTCTCGACCCAACTGCTCCCCTGAAGCTTGGACCACTTCCTATGGATGCCGACCTGCGCGACGATGTGcgagctgagcttgaggaagaggagcgaCGAATTCCGCCCCCTCCCGGAAAAACATCGCTAGTGGATGAGTTCGACCAAAAAATCAAACGTGAGGAGAGTGCAGATGCCCCAAGCAGAGCAGAGTTACCCTTACCACCCTCAAGGCCGAGGGACATTATGCTAGAAATGCAAAAGCTTCGAGAGAATCGCGACCGTTTCAAGATCGACGGTGCGACGGGGGGCGTGGGAGTCCCTATCAGCGCATGCATGTTTACATTCCATAACACACTTGGAAG TGTTGCATGTATGGACTTCTCCAACGATGGACAATTAGTGGCAGCTGGTACCACGGAATCTTACATTCGTGTTTGGTCGCTGGATGGTAAAGCCTTACCCACGATGAACGCGCACGAGAAAGAAGCCAAGTTCAACAGCCGCAAATTGATCGGACATTCCGGACCCGTTTACGACGTGTCCTTCTCCGATGCTGTTTCTGGCCCTCCGCAGAAGCTCTTTGGCGACGAAGGGAAGTCGAACCCTGCCATGGACACGAGACCGAAGCTGCTGCTATCTGCATCTGCGGATGGCCAGATTCGTCTGTGGTCACTAGAGTCTTGGAGTTGCCTGTGTCTTTACAAGTCCCACGATGGACCTGCTTTCAGGACACTCTGGGGTCCCCATGGACACTATTTCATCAGTGGAGGATACGACAAAGCTGTTCGACTGTGGATGCAAGATCATGCTTCCCCTCAACGATTGTTGGTTGGGCATGACACGTCCATCTCAGCACTTGCATGGCACCCTAATGGCCTCTATGTCTTCTCCGCCTCTGACGAGACTGACAAGTCGATCCGTATGTGGTCTGTCGTAACTGGCGGTTGTGTCCGCGTGTTCACAGGCCACAACGAATATATCACCGCCTTGGAGTGCGCGCCAAATGGCAAGATCCTAGCAAGTGCCGATTGTGCAGGTAACATCTTCTTTTGGGACCTTGCGAAGGGAACACGCATCAAGCGGTCACGTGGCCACGGTAAGGGCGGAATTTGGTCACTCAGCTTCAGCGTTGAATCCAACGTGCTTGCTTCTGGTGGTCAAGATGGCACAGTCCGACTCTGGGATGTCGAGCTGCCTTCTGATCCCCAAAAGGCGAGCCAGCAACAGACAGGTCTCGATACGACAGCAACAGGGGCTGATGGCACAAGCGCAGGAGGCACTGCTGGTGAAGCTTCTCGCGTGACAGCCGGAGCTTCAGGACCAGCGGGTACCAGTGGCACCACCGGAACTcataagaaaaagaataaggaGGTGATGATCACTCCCGATCAGATCAGCGCGTTcccgacgaagaagacaccAGTGATGAAGGTCAAGTTTACACGGATGAACTTGGTAATTGTAGGCGGCTGTTACGACCCCGAACGTTAG
- a CDS encoding related to vacuolar protein sorting-associated protein VPS5: protein MDVEESPWADSSQAASQQASQPETAASQSSNPAPSASSSAPRPSRGPRRLVAQPTRLEAVDDPLGPLGAATEDNGPAQDAPPVPPQKEQMVIRTTMPQPQQQRRPADPHHIDDDENDGPKAPRAPPPVEAAQPSAVRSSNQPSVSVEQAAKPTFQITVGDPHKVGDLTSSHIVYSVRTKTTSKGYKQPEFEVKRRYRDFLWLYTTLHGNNPGIVVPPPPEKQAVGRFDSNFVESRRAALEKMLNKTAIHPTLQHDPDLKLFLESETFNVDVKHKERREPIPTESKGVLGSLGINVGGGNKFVEQDDWFHDRKVYLDALENQLKGLLKAMETMVGQRKMMAEAAGDFSASLHALSTVELSPSLSGPLDALSELQLTIRDVYDRQAQQDVLTFGIILEEYIRLIGSVKQAFGQRQKAFYSWHAAESELQKKKATQDKLLRQGKSQQDRLNQMSAEVGESERKVHQARLLFEDMGRLMRSELDRFEKEKVEDFKSGVETFLESAVEAQKELIEKWETFLMQLDAEDDESVFYRPPVYQQQQQQKGGDTAVDRARARIDEDSD, encoded by the exons ATGGACGTCGAAGAATCGCCTTGGGCCGACTCATCACAGGCCGCATCGCAACAGGCATCGCAGCCTGAAACCGCGGCCTCGCAATCGTCCAATCCAGCTCCCTCCGCTTCCTCGTCGGCCCCTCGTCCATCGAGAGGACCTCGTCGCCTGGTCGCTCAACCCACACGTCTCGAAGCTGTCGATGATCCTCTCGGTCCTCTCGGCGCCGCCACCGAAGACAATGGCCCTGCCCAGGATGCCCCTCCGGTGCCTCCGCAAAAGGAGCAGATGGTAATTCGTACCACCATGCCGCAgccccagcagcagcgacgacCTGCGGATCCTCACCAtatcgacgatgacgagaacGATGGGCCAAAAGCTCCTCGCGCACCTCCTCCCGTTGAGGCTGCCCAGCCCAGTGCCGTTAGGAGCAGCAATCAGCCGAGCGTTAGTGTTGAGCAGGCTGCCAAGCCGACGTTCCAGATTACGGTTGGAGATCCTCACAAAGTTGGCGATCTGACAAGTTCTCACATCGTCTATTCCGTTCGAACCAAG ACCACTTCCAAAGGATACAAACAGCCCGAGTTCGAAGTCAAGCGCCGATATCGCGATTTCCTCTGGCTTTACACAACTCTCCATGGCAACAACCCTGGAATTGTGGTTCCACCTCCTCCTGAGAAGCAGGCTGTCGGTCGCTTCGACAGCAATTTTGTTGAGAGCCGACGagctgctcttgagaagatgcTTAATAAGACCGCGATACACCCTACGCTCCAGCACGATCCCGATCTGAAGCTTTTCTTGGAAAGTGAAACTTTCAATGTGGACGTTAAGCACAAGGAGAGGCGGGAACCCATTCCTACCGAGAGCAAGGGTGTGCTTGGGTCTCTGGGTATCAACGTCGGAGGCGGAAACAAGTTTGTGGAACAGGATGACTGGTTCCATGATCGCAAGGTCTATCTCGATGCTCTCGAGAATCAGCTCAAGGGACTTCTCAAGGCTATGGAGACCATGGTCGGCCAACGTAAGATGATGGCCGAGGCAGCTGGGGATTTCTCAGCTTCCCTCCACGCACTCTCCACCGTTGAATTGTCACCCTCACTATCAGGCCCTCTTGATGCTCTTTCCGAGCTCCAGCTTACTATCCGAGATGTGTACGACCGCCAGGCCCAGCAAGATGTTCTGACATTCGGCATTATTCTTGAGGAGTACATTCGCCTCATCGGTTCAGTTAAGCAGGCTTTTGGCCAGCGACAAAAGGCGTTCTATTCATGGCATGCTGCGGAATCGGAActacagaagaagaaggccacaCAGGACAAGCTTTTGAGACAAGGAAAGAGTCAGCAAGACAGACTCAACCAGATGAGCGCTGAAGTGGGCGAGTCAGAGCGCAAGGTTCACCAAGCCAGACTTCTTTTCGAGGATATGGGCCGGTTGATGAGGAGCGAGCTTGATCGAttcgagaaggagaaggtggAAGACTTCAAGAGTGGTGTTGAGACATTCCTTGAAAGCGCAGTTGAGGCGCAAAAGGAG CTTATTGAGAAGTGGGAGACATTCTTGATGCAGCTTGACGCCGAGGACGATGAGTCAGTATTTTATAGACCACCAGTatatcagcagcaacagcagcaaaagGGAGGCGATACTGCTGTTGACCGCGCTCGAGCGAGGATAGACGAAGACTCGGACTAG